The following are from one region of the Capsicum annuum cultivar UCD-10X-F1 chromosome 1, UCD10Xv1.1, whole genome shotgun sequence genome:
- the LOC107866283 gene encoding homeobox protein knotted-1-like 7, whose product MQEQGVGIMGSTSHHHDISSMMISDDINHSTQLKGEIATHPLYEQLLSAHVACLRVATPIDQLPLIDAQLSQSGSLLRSYVSSQQHQHQQLPPHERQELDNFLAQYLLVLCSFKEQLQQHVRVHAVEAVMACREIEQNLQVLTGATLGEGTGATMSDDEDELQMDFSLDQSGGDAHDLMGMGFGLPTESERSLMERVRQELKIELKQGFRSRIEDVREEILRKRRAGKLPGDTTTVLKNWWQQHSKWPYPTEDDKAKLVEETGLQLKQINNWFINQRKRNWHSNSQSVTSLKSKRKR is encoded by the exons atgcaagaaCAAGGAGTAGGGATAATGGGTTCTACTAGTCATCATCATGATATTTCATCTATGATGATTTCTGATGATATTAACCATTCGACACAGCTGAAGGGTGAAATTGCTACACATCCTTTATACGAACAGCTACTTTCAGCACACGTAGCATGTCTTCGTGTTGCTACTCCTATTGATCAGTTGCCATTAATAGATGCTCAGCTTTCACAATCGGGATCTCTTTTAAGATCTTATGTTTCGTCTCAACAGCACCAGCACCAGCAGCTTCCGCCTCATGAGAGGCAGGAGCTGGATAATTTCTTG GCACAGTACTTGTTAGTTTTGTGTTCCTTTAAAGAACAGCTTCAGCAGCATGTCAGAGTTCATGCTGTTGAAGCTGTTATGGCCTGCCGTGAAATTGAACAAAATTTACAAGTTCTTACAG GAGCAACACTTGGTGAGGGAACAGGTGCTACAATGTCTGATGATGAAGATGAGCTACAGATGGATTTTTCATTAGACCAATCTGGAGGTGATGCACATGACTTGATGGGCATGGGATTTGGTCTTCCTACTGAATCTGAAAGGTCTCTTATGGAGAGAGTCAGACAGGAACTCAAAATTGAGCTCAAACAG GGATTTAGATCAAGAATTGAAGATGTGAGGGAAGAGATACTGAGAAAGAGAAGGGCAGGGAAGTTACCTGGTGACACCACTACTGTTTTAAAGAATTGGTGGCAGCAGCACTCTAAATGGCCCTATCCTACT GAGGATGATAAGGCAAAACTTGTGGAGGAAACAGGTTTACAGCTGAAGCAAATCAACAACTGGTTCATCAATCAACGAAAGCGCAATTGGCATAGCAACTCACAGTCTGTGACATCTCTAAAGTCCAAGCGTAAGAGGTAG
- the LOC107866295 gene encoding ubiquitin carboxyl-terminal hydrolase MINDY-2, with translation MDCLKSEEGKVGEEGERKEMVYKTKVIQFLGRTMPIILQNDNGPCPLLAICNVLLLKNNLSLSPDIPEVSQEKLLSLVAERLIDSNSNINDKDAGYVENQQQNIADAIDLLPRLATGIDVNIKFRRIDDFEFTRECAIFDLLDIPLYHGWIVDPQDHDTVNAIGSKSYNTLMGELVSLDTQNMDTEHKSSEEDDVDFVAATTAALGVPSPCLSRGRSFDDAPVSITDHHTARKGDLEEEAELLKALQLSEAEKATSSVETDGLKSLGEIANLKCPEPVVLTKTTEVNAIETQPVLQHEALISTEELVSNDNEISDDGKSNSSQLASKVAVSSSLKIDQETPTLDLGNAKLLAENESLPLESGQVSSLACENHEHLSGGMNNKQGTDVIVGDGNAAEPNQVGCDAFDSSSSSIPSAAPVSSDGRRHDTDVPETFNSSIDGDEPIYEGEDCILESATTSYQSREPMYEGEVVLAEQVNGGSRDVSETIVKDEITQKEGELVRSFLKNTASQLTIFGLFSLQEGLKERELCVFFRNNHFNTMFKFEGELYILATDQGFINQHDLVWEKFNEVNGDTIYVTGNFKEFKVEDNANITWDQQSAVARTADFISSVESPEGGHPTFNSDLQLAIALQQQEFEQQQQATQRNQNPQQPAVNGGSRLITGPQVPRTSARPVSSTPKPDSKAPKDKCIVM, from the exons GTAATGTACTGTTGTTGAAGAACAACTTGAGCTTGAGTCCTGATATTCCTGAGGTTTCACAGGAAAAATTGCTTTCTCTCGTTGCTGAGCGACTGATAGATTCAAACAGTAATATCAAT GACAAAGATGCAGGATATGTTGAAAATCAGCAACAGAATATTGCTGATGCAATTGATTTGCTTCCAAGACTTGCTACTGGAATTgatgtaaatataaaattcagGAG AATTGATGACTTTGAGTTCACTCGTGAATGTGCGATTTTTGATCTTTTGGATATACCACTTTATCATGGTTGGATTGTTGATCCACAG GACCATGATACAGTAAATGCAATTGGATCAAAGTCGTACAATACTTTGATGGGGGAGCTTGTTTCCCTTGATACCCAAAAtatggatactgagcataaaAGTTCTGAAGAAGACGATGTTGATTTTGTTGCTGCTACAACTGCAGCACTTGGGGTACCTTCTCCATGCCTCTCGAGAGGAAGATCATTTGATGATGCTCCTGTTTCTATCACAGATCACCATACAGCCAGAAAAGGTGATCTTGAAGAAGAAGCAGAGCTGTTGAAAGCCCTTCAATTATCTGAAGCTGAAAAAGCAACTTCATCAGTAGAAACCGATGGACTGAAATCTTTAGGTGAGATAGCAAATCTAAAGTGTCCAGAGCCAGTGGTGCTTACCAAGACGACAGAAGTAAATGCTATTGAGACACAACCTGTTTTGCAGCATGAAGCATTGATATCCACAGAAGAATTAGTATCTAATGATAATGAAATATCTGATGATGGCAAATCAAACAGTTCCCAGTTGGCCTCCAAAGTAGCTGTTAGTTCCTCCCTAAAAATTGATCAGGAAACCCCTACCCTAGATCTTGGAAATGCAAAACTGTTGGCTGAAAATGAGAGTCTGCCTCTTGAGTCGGGGCAAGTTTCTTCATTAGCCTGTGAAAATCATGAGCATCTATCTGGAGGTATGAATAACAAGCAGGGAACAGACGTTATTGTTGGAGATGGGAATGCAGCTGAACCCAATCAAGTTGGTTGTGATGCGTTTGATTCATCTAGTTCCTCGATACCATCTGCAGCCCCAGTTTCATCGGATGGCAGACGACATGACACAGATGTACCTGAAACCTTTAATTCTTCCATAGATGGTGACGAACCCATTTATGAAGGAGAGGATTGCATATTGGAGTCAGCAACCACAAGTTACCAAAGTCGAGAGCCTATGTATGAAGGCGAGGTGGTTCTTGCTGAACAAGTGAATGGAGGCAGTAGAGATGTGTCTGAGACAATTGTGAAGGATGAGATCACACAGAAAGAAG GGGAACTGGTGAGGAGCTTTCTGAAGAACACTGCAAGTCAGTTAACAATCTTTGG ATTGTTTTCCTTGCAAGAGGGTTTGAAAGAGAGGGAACTTTGTGTTTTCTTCAGGAATAATCATTTCAACACTATGTTTAAG TTTGAAGGCGAATTGTATATTTTGGCCACTGACCAAGGATTTATAAATCAGCATGATTTGGTATGGGAGAAATTCAACGAG GTGAATGGAGACACGATATATGTGACTGGCAACTTCAAGGAGTTCAAGGTCGAAGATAATGCCAACATCACTTGGGATCAACAGAGTGCTGTGGCCAGAACTGCA GACTTTATATCAAGCGTCGAAAGCCCAGAAGGAGGACATCCAACTTTCAA TTCTGATTTACAATTGGCAATAGCTCTTCAGCAACAGGAATTCGAGCAACAACAACAGGCAACGCAGAGGAATCAGAACCCCCAGCAACCAGCTGTAAATGGTGGGTCAAGGTTGATTACTGGTCCTCAG GTACCAAGGACCAGCGCGAGACCTGTGTCTTCGACCCCCAAGCCGGATTCAAAGGCACCAAAAGACAAGTGTATTGTGATGTGA